In the genome of Bdellovibrio bacteriovorus, one region contains:
- the ppdK gene encoding pyruvate, phosphate dikinase has translation MHQNVNTAEKASSTSTIPQKFVYFFAAGEAEGNAGMKNILGGKGANLAEMTSLGIPVPPGFTISTEICAHFYEAGGKLPEWVRPAVTTAMAKVEAKIGKKFGDVNNPLLVSVRSGARASMPGMMDTILNLGLNDQTVEGLAKSSNNPRFAWDSYRRFIQMYSDVVMGMNSSLLEVTLEDMKEDKHYKADTELTVDDLKLLVKKFKELVHQMTGQSFPTDPWEQLWGAVSAVFHSWNTPRAITYRELHSIPASWGTAVNVQSMVFGNMGDDSATGVAFTRNPSTGEKAFYGEFLINAQGEDVVAGIRTPQPITKIAAQGSGMKSLEEALPQAYSQLVDIYKKLEAHYRDMQDIEFTIERGVLWMLQTRNGKRTAAAALKIACDMIDEKLINQDEALLRLDPGALDQLLHPTLDPKAQKTLLAKGLPASPGGVNGQIVFTSEEAVEWKEQGKKVILVRVETSPEDIAGMVAAQGIFTTRGGMTSHAAVVARGMGKCCVAGCGEVEVDYRTETMKVKGYVLKKGDVITLDGSTGEVYLGEVKTIEPKLDGNFERIMKIADQVRKLKVRTNADTPKDAQTARNFGAEGIGLCRTEHMFFGADRIDAVREMIIADNKSDREKALVKLLPMQRDDFYQLFKIMDGLPVTIRLLDPPLHEFVPHTDEETKELAKRLGTDYERLRAKVKSLHEFNPMLGHRGCRLAITFPEIYQMQVRAIAEAACMLIGEGKKLVPEIMIPLVATDKELDILRVSAVNEVKKVQQEKGIKFDFQVGTMIELPRAAITADAIAEYADFFSFGTNDLTQTTLGLSRDDSGRFLGSYVSSGILPKDPFMSIDQTGVGSLVKMGTELGRRTKPDLKVGVCGEHGGDPESIEFFHKVGLDYVSCSPFRVPIARLAAARAALLGKKLH, from the coding sequence ATGCACCAGAATGTAAACACGGCTGAAAAAGCCTCTTCAACATCTACGATTCCGCAGAAGTTCGTGTACTTCTTTGCTGCCGGCGAAGCCGAGGGCAATGCGGGAATGAAAAACATCTTGGGCGGTAAAGGGGCCAATCTTGCAGAGATGACGTCTTTGGGGATTCCTGTTCCTCCGGGCTTTACAATCTCGACAGAGATTTGCGCGCACTTCTATGAAGCCGGCGGCAAACTTCCAGAGTGGGTTCGTCCTGCAGTGACGACAGCCATGGCGAAAGTGGAAGCGAAGATCGGTAAAAAATTTGGTGATGTGAATAATCCACTTCTAGTCTCTGTTCGTTCAGGGGCGCGCGCCTCTATGCCAGGGATGATGGATACAATCTTGAATTTGGGATTGAATGACCAAACTGTTGAGGGCTTGGCGAAGTCTTCAAACAACCCGCGTTTTGCCTGGGACTCTTACCGCCGCTTTATCCAAATGTACTCTGACGTGGTGATGGGGATGAACTCATCTCTTCTTGAAGTGACTTTGGAAGATATGAAAGAAGACAAGCACTACAAAGCCGACACAGAGCTGACTGTTGATGATTTGAAACTTCTTGTTAAAAAATTCAAAGAGCTTGTTCATCAAATGACAGGTCAGTCTTTCCCAACAGATCCTTGGGAACAATTGTGGGGCGCGGTTTCTGCGGTTTTCCATTCTTGGAATACTCCTCGCGCGATCACTTACCGTGAACTTCACAGCATCCCGGCTTCTTGGGGAACAGCCGTGAATGTTCAATCCATGGTCTTTGGTAACATGGGGGATGACTCTGCAACGGGTGTGGCATTCACGCGCAATCCTTCAACGGGTGAAAAAGCGTTCTACGGTGAATTCTTGATCAATGCTCAAGGTGAAGACGTGGTGGCGGGGATCCGCACTCCACAACCTATCACTAAGATTGCGGCTCAAGGCTCAGGCATGAAGTCTTTGGAAGAAGCTCTTCCGCAAGCCTACAGCCAGCTTGTTGATATTTATAAAAAACTAGAAGCTCACTATCGCGATATGCAAGATATTGAGTTCACAATCGAGCGTGGCGTTCTTTGGATGCTGCAAACTCGTAATGGAAAGCGTACGGCGGCGGCGGCTTTGAAAATCGCTTGTGACATGATCGATGAAAAGTTGATCAATCAAGACGAAGCTTTGTTGCGCTTAGATCCAGGCGCTTTGGATCAATTATTACATCCAACTCTAGACCCTAAAGCTCAGAAAACTCTTTTGGCGAAAGGTTTGCCAGCGTCTCCAGGAGGCGTGAACGGTCAAATTGTATTTACTTCTGAAGAAGCTGTTGAATGGAAAGAGCAAGGAAAGAAAGTCATCCTGGTTCGCGTTGAAACGTCTCCAGAAGACATCGCCGGCATGGTCGCCGCTCAAGGTATCTTCACGACTCGTGGAGGTATGACATCTCATGCAGCGGTTGTCGCTCGTGGTATGGGTAAGTGCTGTGTAGCGGGTTGTGGTGAAGTGGAAGTCGACTACCGTACGGAAACTATGAAAGTGAAAGGCTACGTTCTTAAAAAGGGCGATGTGATCACTTTGGATGGTTCTACGGGTGAAGTTTACTTGGGCGAAGTAAAAACCATCGAGCCAAAACTTGATGGCAACTTCGAGCGCATCATGAAAATCGCTGACCAAGTTCGTAAATTGAAAGTTCGCACAAATGCAGATACTCCGAAAGACGCGCAGACGGCTCGTAACTTCGGTGCCGAAGGTATCGGTCTTTGCCGTACAGAGCATATGTTCTTCGGTGCAGATCGTATCGATGCGGTTCGTGAAATGATTATCGCGGATAATAAATCAGACCGTGAAAAAGCCTTGGTTAAACTTTTGCCAATGCAACGTGATGACTTCTATCAGTTGTTTAAGATCATGGACGGCTTGCCAGTGACGATCCGTTTGTTGGATCCACCTCTTCATGAGTTCGTGCCTCACACGGATGAAGAAACCAAAGAGTTGGCAAAACGCCTGGGCACGGACTATGAACGTCTTCGCGCGAAAGTAAAATCTTTGCACGAGTTCAATCCGATGCTAGGTCATCGTGGTTGCCGCTTGGCGATCACGTTCCCAGAGATCTACCAAATGCAAGTGCGCGCGATTGCGGAAGCGGCTTGTATGTTGATTGGTGAAGGTAAAAAACTAGTTCCTGAAATCATGATCCCATTGGTGGCGACAGATAAGGAATTAGACATCCTTCGCGTTTCCGCGGTTAACGAAGTGAAGAAAGTGCAGCAAGAAAAAGGCATCAAGTTCGATTTCCAAGTGGGAACCATGATCGAGCTTCCTCGTGCCGCTATTACAGCGGATGCGATTGCTGAATACGCGGACTTCTTCAGTTTCGGTACGAATGACTTAACTCAAACGACATTGGGTCTTTCTCGTGATGATTCAGGTCGCTTCTTAGGTTCGTATGTTTCTTCAGGCATCTTGCCTAAAGATCCATTCATGTCTATCGATCAAACGGGCGTAGGTTCGTTGGTGAAGATGGGAACAGAGTTAGGCCGTCGTACGAAGCCAGACCTCAAAGTCGGCGTGTGCGGTGAGCACGGTGGTGATCCAGAATCTATCGAGTTCTTCCACAAGGTCGGACTTGATTACGTATCCTGCTCTCCATTCCGTGTGCCTATCGCTCGCTTAGCGGCAGCCCGCGCGGCCCTTCTAGGCAAGAAACTTCACTAG
- the smc gene encoding chromosome segregation protein SMC: MRIKKIELIGFKSFKDRTVIHFDAGITGIVGPNGCGKSNIVDALMWVMGEMSAKDLRGSQMTDVIFGGAEGYAPLGMCEVSLTLENDGGAFPAKYIKHTEIMVTRRLHRNGEGEYFINKEPARLKDVQEIFMDTGAGSKGFSIIAQGMIGKIITAKPEDRRMLIEEAAGITKFKARKKESQRKLQATDQNLVRLQDIIGELKRQIDSLQRQAQRAERYRNIKNQIEDLDLWLSSAQYIELKRAADEAQAIFNEAQSMEVEGETNLSTLQGQLEVLKLQILEKEKAVEEQQNEFYAKQSSVQKKEMEIQELRFEIEQARRNEQMTGTILQEQQARQELLARDKAQLEAQVAELKEESESLTAAFTEKNDIYQNFNSRIAEVDEELTTKRRELFAVGQSESSLDARVNSLSAQIADLTERQDNEQQVVNELREKQVEFEARRKKVFGELEKERQMQLDLASDVDSFEANKKILTESVAEKKAEVESFKDSLNEVASRLYGLENLQNNFEGFQEGVKQVMLWQKTRTQEMMADGSVVTHFQPVSEVVEVPAEYEVAMEAALGSRLQMLLSSDANIAVDAVTHLKEQKSGRSSFLSASDKGLTFNRSEAPVGEDGVQAILKDVVQAADKFKNTVTYMLDGVAIVDSIRTALNLRAKYEGWTFVTLDGDTLTADGVLTGGSSESADSGVLKRRREIKELSEKKDEFAGKLQLAQMVLKKTEEQLANVLNDFEGAQKRKIDQEIKVTELRKDLERAENELVNAQTAVERQERELKKITEQVELQEQKLEELNEALLEAREKKVLLEGEVESLNTELNSTRTGFDGLQAEVTDLQVKSASKTQEYTGVLRQLEMVSKSLSDLDTQLARMSEEAEGYNSQMTESQVTLEEKKIEFERLLTEVETLKLQVSRTKDEYEVMSESARTIEEEAMSSQRARNERQHKMNDSQLKLEQAKMKEQYLIDSIRERYMLNLPDVIEKYADREGDFSTADAELKELREKLAKIGEVNLSAIEEYEETAQRYEFLTKQHADLTEAKEQLRKVIDRINRICSKRFKETFDLVNDRFTRVFPVLFGGGEAKLELIENEEKGEMGIEIIARPPGKKMQNVSLMSGGEKALTAVALVFSIFLVKPSPYCLLDEVDAPLDDANVFRFNDLVREMAKRSQIIVVTHNKHTMEVAKKLYGVTMQERGVSTMVSVSLQDIH; this comes from the coding sequence GTGAGAATCAAAAAAATTGAACTGATTGGTTTTAAGTCATTTAAAGATCGCACCGTCATTCACTTTGATGCTGGTATCACTGGTATCGTAGGTCCGAATGGTTGCGGTAAATCCAATATCGTCGACGCCCTCATGTGGGTTATGGGTGAAATGTCTGCGAAAGATCTTCGCGGATCGCAAATGACTGACGTTATCTTCGGTGGTGCCGAAGGTTATGCGCCACTAGGTATGTGTGAAGTGTCTTTGACGCTTGAAAACGATGGTGGCGCTTTCCCAGCAAAATATATCAAACACACTGAGATCATGGTGACTCGTCGTCTTCACAGAAATGGTGAAGGGGAGTACTTCATCAATAAAGAACCAGCACGTTTGAAAGACGTGCAAGAGATCTTTATGGATACGGGTGCGGGTTCTAAAGGTTTCTCTATCATCGCTCAAGGTATGATCGGTAAGATCATCACGGCGAAACCTGAAGACCGTCGTATGCTTATCGAAGAAGCGGCCGGTATTACGAAGTTCAAAGCTCGTAAGAAAGAATCTCAACGTAAACTTCAGGCGACAGACCAAAACTTGGTACGCTTGCAAGACATCATCGGCGAGTTGAAACGTCAGATCGATTCTTTGCAAAGACAAGCCCAACGTGCTGAGCGCTATCGCAACATCAAGAACCAAATCGAGGATTTGGATCTTTGGTTGTCTTCAGCTCAATACATCGAGCTAAAGCGTGCGGCAGATGAAGCTCAAGCGATTTTCAATGAAGCGCAAAGCATGGAAGTGGAAGGCGAAACAAACCTTTCGACTCTTCAAGGTCAGTTGGAAGTTCTAAAATTGCAAATTCTTGAAAAAGAAAAAGCAGTGGAAGAACAACAAAACGAATTCTACGCAAAACAATCGTCTGTTCAGAAAAAAGAGATGGAGATCCAAGAGCTTCGTTTCGAAATCGAACAGGCTCGCCGTAACGAACAAATGACCGGCACGATCTTGCAAGAACAGCAAGCTCGTCAAGAGCTTTTGGCTCGCGATAAAGCGCAACTTGAAGCGCAAGTGGCCGAACTTAAAGAAGAGTCGGAGTCTTTGACGGCCGCCTTCACTGAAAAAAACGACATCTACCAAAACTTCAACTCTCGCATTGCGGAAGTGGATGAAGAGTTGACGACGAAACGTCGCGAGTTGTTCGCGGTAGGGCAGTCCGAATCTTCTTTGGATGCGCGCGTGAACTCTTTGTCAGCACAAATCGCTGATTTGACAGAGCGCCAAGATAACGAACAACAAGTCGTGAACGAACTTCGCGAAAAACAAGTTGAGTTCGAAGCTCGTCGTAAAAAAGTATTCGGTGAACTTGAAAAAGAACGCCAAATGCAATTGGACTTGGCTTCTGACGTAGACTCATTTGAAGCAAACAAAAAGATCCTGACAGAATCTGTCGCCGAGAAAAAAGCCGAAGTTGAATCTTTCAAAGATTCTTTGAATGAAGTGGCTTCTCGTTTGTACGGTCTAGAGAACTTGCAAAACAACTTCGAGGGTTTCCAAGAAGGTGTGAAGCAAGTCATGCTATGGCAGAAAACTCGCACTCAAGAGATGATGGCCGATGGTTCTGTAGTGACTCACTTCCAACCGGTTTCTGAGGTTGTCGAAGTTCCTGCAGAATACGAAGTGGCGATGGAAGCGGCATTGGGTTCACGCCTGCAAATGCTTCTTTCTTCAGATGCGAATATCGCAGTAGACGCAGTGACACATCTTAAAGAACAAAAATCAGGTCGTTCTAGCTTCCTATCAGCTAGCGACAAAGGTTTGACGTTCAACCGTTCTGAAGCCCCTGTAGGTGAAGACGGTGTTCAAGCCATCCTTAAAGATGTTGTTCAAGCCGCTGATAAATTTAAAAACACAGTGACTTATATGTTGGACGGAGTCGCGATTGTTGACTCTATCCGCACGGCTTTGAATCTTCGTGCAAAATACGAAGGCTGGACATTCGTGACTCTTGACGGGGACACGTTGACAGCGGACGGAGTTTTGACGGGTGGTTCCTCTGAATCAGCGGATTCAGGTGTTTTGAAGCGCCGTCGTGAAATCAAAGAATTGTCAGAGAAAAAAGACGAATTCGCCGGCAAGTTGCAATTGGCTCAGATGGTTTTGAAAAAGACGGAAGAGCAATTGGCCAATGTCTTGAATGATTTCGAAGGTGCGCAAAAACGTAAGATCGATCAAGAGATCAAAGTTACAGAACTAAGAAAAGACCTTGAGCGCGCTGAAAACGAATTGGTGAACGCCCAAACGGCGGTAGAACGCCAAGAACGCGAACTTAAGAAAATCACAGAGCAAGTGGAACTTCAGGAGCAAAAACTTGAAGAATTGAACGAAGCTTTGCTGGAGGCTCGCGAAAAGAAAGTTCTTCTTGAAGGCGAAGTGGAGTCTTTGAATACAGAGTTGAACTCAACTCGTACGGGCTTTGACGGCTTGCAAGCAGAAGTGACAGATCTTCAAGTGAAGTCCGCTTCTAAAACGCAAGAATACACAGGCGTTCTAAGACAGCTTGAAATGGTTTCTAAATCATTGAGCGATTTGGATACACAACTAGCTCGTATGAGCGAAGAGGCTGAAGGTTACAACTCTCAGATGACTGAGAGCCAAGTGACTTTGGAAGAAAAGAAGATCGAATTTGAACGTCTTTTGACGGAAGTAGAGACTTTGAAACTTCAAGTGTCTCGTACAAAAGACGAATACGAAGTGATGTCTGAATCTGCACGCACCATCGAAGAAGAAGCAATGTCTTCTCAACGTGCGCGTAACGAAAGACAGCACAAAATGAACGACTCTCAACTAAAACTTGAGCAGGCGAAGATGAAAGAGCAGTACCTCATTGATTCTATCCGTGAGCGCTACATGCTAAATCTTCCCGACGTTATTGAAAAATACGCAGATCGTGAAGGCGACTTCTCAACAGCGGATGCGGAATTGAAAGAACTTCGTGAAAAACTTGCTAAGATCGGTGAAGTCAATCTTTCAGCGATTGAAGAGTACGAAGAGACAGCTCAACGTTACGAGTTCTTGACGAAACAACACGCCGATTTGACCGAAGCTAAAGAACAGCTTCGTAAAGTGATCGATCGTATCAACAGAATCTGCTCGAAACGTTTCAAAGAGACGTTTGACCTTGTGAACGACAGATTCACTCGCGTATTCCCAGTGCTTTTCGGCGGTGGGGAAGCGAAGTTGGAATTGATCGAAAATGAAGAAAAAGGCGAAATGGGTATCGAGATCATCGCGCGTCCTCCGGGCAAAAAGATGCAAAACGTGTCTTTGATGTCGGGTGGAGAGAAAGCTTTGACAGCGGTAGCGCTGGTCTTCTCGATCTTCCTAGTGAAACCTTCTCCATACTGTTTGCTGGATGAGGTTGACGCTCCACTTGATGATGCGAACGTATTCCGTTTCAACGACCTTGTTCGTGAGATGGCAAAACGCTCTCAAATCATCGTAGTTACGCATAATAAACACACGATGGAAGTGGCTAAGAAACTTTACGGTGTGACGATGCAAGAGCGCGGTGTTTCGACAATGGTTTCTGTTTCTTTGCAGGACATCCACTAG
- the dbpA gene encoding ATP-dependent RNA helicase DbpA, translating into MDSTDFRSLKLCTELLSVVQELGYEKMTPIQQASIPLLLEGKDVLGQAKTGSGKTAAFSLPILNKVNLENQNIQALIICPTRELATQVVTEIRKWGRKFVGLKVLSLIGGQTGRDQAQSLENGVHIAVGTPGRILDHITRDRIDLNDVATVVFDEADKILEMGFEKEIRAIMKELPSKRQTALFSATFPESIQALSKSYQRNPVSVQIADPEGESSSIEQIVYDAHEDEKLNVLMRVLQQHPSKSTIIFCNMKATVNEVVAAIERNDVPCGGLHGDLDQRERDQVMAMFRNGSITLLVATDVAARGLDIDALEMVVNYDLPVQSETYVHRIGRTGRAGRSGISITLANPKDTLKLLELEKLTGGKLLRPSLGYKNQHGLTGMTLPSMQTLSISGGRKDKLRPGDILGALTGTAGLKAADVGKIEVLDKVTYVAISRKAVNQAMDRLRNGKIKGTKYPVRKH; encoded by the coding sequence TTGGATTCAACTGACTTCCGTTCCCTAAAACTCTGCACCGAACTGCTTTCCGTCGTTCAGGAATTAGGCTACGAGAAAATGACGCCCATTCAGCAGGCTAGCATCCCTCTTCTTTTGGAAGGAAAAGATGTCCTGGGCCAAGCTAAAACTGGCAGCGGAAAAACCGCGGCCTTTTCACTACCCATCTTGAATAAAGTAAATCTTGAAAATCAGAACATTCAGGCATTGATCATCTGCCCGACTCGTGAACTTGCCACCCAAGTTGTTACGGAAATCCGCAAATGGGGTCGCAAGTTTGTAGGCCTTAAAGTTCTTTCTCTCATTGGCGGTCAGACCGGCCGGGACCAAGCGCAATCCTTAGAAAACGGAGTTCATATCGCCGTAGGAACTCCAGGAAGAATCTTAGACCATATCACGCGAGATCGTATTGATCTGAATGATGTGGCTACAGTGGTTTTTGACGAAGCCGATAAAATACTGGAAATGGGTTTTGAAAAAGAAATCCGTGCGATCATGAAAGAGCTTCCATCAAAACGCCAAACGGCTTTGTTTTCCGCAACTTTTCCTGAATCCATCCAGGCCTTAAGCAAAAGTTATCAGCGCAATCCTGTCAGTGTTCAGATCGCCGATCCCGAAGGAGAAAGTTCTTCCATCGAGCAGATCGTTTACGACGCTCACGAGGATGAAAAGCTGAATGTTTTGATGCGCGTGTTGCAACAACATCCTTCAAAATCCACAATCATCTTCTGCAATATGAAAGCAACCGTGAATGAGGTTGTTGCCGCCATTGAAAGAAACGATGTTCCTTGTGGTGGGTTGCACGGGGACCTTGATCAGCGCGAGCGTGATCAAGTGATGGCGATGTTCCGTAATGGCAGTATCACTTTGCTAGTCGCAACCGATGTCGCGGCTCGGGGTTTAGATATCGACGCTCTTGAGATGGTTGTGAATTATGATCTTCCCGTACAATCTGAAACTTACGTTCATCGCATTGGTCGCACTGGAAGAGCCGGCCGTTCGGGAATTTCCATCACTTTAGCCAATCCCAAAGACACGTTAAAACTTTTGGAGCTTGAAAAACTCACTGGTGGAAAGCTTCTTCGCCCTTCGTTAGGTTATAAAAACCAGCATGGGTTAACTGGAATGACTCTTCCAAGCATGCAGACTCTTTCTATCTCTGGAGGGCGCAAAGATAAATTGCGACCTGGCGATATTTTAGGTGCTTTAACCGGAACGGCCGGACTTAAAGCGGCTGACGTAGGTAAAATCGAAGTGCTTGATAAAGTCACCTATGTCGCGATTTCCAGAAAGGCTGTGAATCAAGCCATGGACCGCCTTCGCAATGGAAAGATCAAAGGCACGAAGTATCCCGTCCGAAAGCACTGA
- a CDS encoding VWA domain-containing protein, with product MKFVSKALCFVVAFGALSGCGSDSPDLIGKAILKNEEFQEKPKDFTVFNPKVDILFVIDSSGSMSEAQANLSRNAYAFADAISKVSILDYHIGVITTDMDDCRNHCGKLVGLPTFVEKTTPNLVTSLARRMEVGTNGSASEEMFGPVVEALSPSLEVGANMGFYRQDAFLAVIFITDAKDQSRFAPQDFLQILTTKKGDASRVLGYGVIRTLAQEKVCVASEDLDEKLEVFLESVVNGDKAQKNILSLCSPDYGVKLAEFAKDIVKRTAGTVKLSRTPDVKTIKVSYGTQVIPNSLTEGWVYEPSTNSILLSEGIVWNVQGPGVGLTIDFEAIDME from the coding sequence ATGAAGTTCGTATCTAAAGCTCTTTGCTTCGTCGTTGCTTTTGGTGCTTTGTCGGGATGTGGAAGTGATTCTCCAGATCTTATCGGTAAAGCCATCCTTAAAAACGAAGAGTTCCAAGAAAAACCAAAAGACTTTACGGTGTTCAACCCGAAGGTCGACATCCTTTTCGTGATCGACAGTTCCGGCAGTATGTCGGAAGCCCAAGCGAACTTAAGCCGCAATGCTTATGCTTTTGCTGATGCCATTTCTAAAGTATCGATCTTGGATTATCACATTGGTGTGATCACAACAGACATGGATGACTGCCGCAACCATTGCGGTAAGTTGGTAGGCCTTCCGACCTTCGTTGAAAAAACAACGCCGAATCTAGTGACGTCTTTGGCTCGTCGTATGGAAGTGGGAACTAACGGAAGTGCCTCTGAAGAGATGTTCGGTCCGGTTGTAGAAGCGCTTTCTCCTTCTTTAGAAGTGGGCGCGAATATGGGCTTCTATCGTCAAGATGCGTTCTTGGCGGTGATCTTCATCACGGATGCGAAAGACCAATCTCGTTTTGCTCCTCAAGATTTCTTGCAAATTTTGACGACGAAAAAAGGGGATGCGTCTCGTGTGTTGGGTTACGGAGTTATTCGTACTTTGGCGCAAGAAAAAGTCTGCGTAGCTTCTGAAGATCTGGATGAAAAATTGGAAGTTTTCCTAGAGTCTGTGGTTAACGGTGACAAAGCTCAGAAAAATATCTTGAGTCTTTGTTCACCAGACTACGGTGTGAAACTTGCGGAGTTCGCAAAAGACATCGTTAAAAGAACGGCGGGGACAGTAAAACTAAGCCGTACTCCTGATGTGAAAACAATCAAGGTTTCTTACGGTACACAGGTGATCCCGAACAGTTTAACTGAAGGTTGGGTTTACGAGCCGTCGACAAATTCTATTCTGTTGTCAGAAGGAATCGTGTGGAATGTGCAAGGACCTGGCGTAGGTCTGACGATCGACTTTGAAGCCATTGATATGGAATAG